DNA from Streptomyces rishiriensis:
CCGCCCGGGCGGGCCCGCCCTGCGCCCTGACGTCACCGGCCGGGGCGGCGCTCGGCCCGGCGGCCTGCTCCTGGCCCTCGGCCCGGTCCTGGGCCTCGCCCTGTCCCTGGTCCCCGTCCTGCTCCTCGCCCCGCTCTTGCTCGGCCGGGGCTTCGCAGGTGGCCTTCGCGAGGGTCACGGTGCCCGTCACCTCGGCCACGTTGAGGCTCAACGGGTTGACGGAGACGGTGAGTTCGAGGGCGGTGGCGGCGGCCGTGCGGGTGGTGGTCTCGCGCTTCGACAGGTCCAGGCGGACTTCGCCCACGCCCGGCACCTTCACGTGCGTCGGGCCGCCGGCGCTGACCGACACCTTCTTGCCCAGGACCGTCACCGAGCCGAGCACGCTGGAGACGGCGACCGGCGTGCTGCCGGCCTCGCAGGTCGCCCTGGAGGTGACCGTGCCGACCTCGATGAGGGAGAGCAGGGGAAGGCCGGGGACATGCAGCTTCGCGTGGGCGAGACGGGTGGAGGCCTCGGCTCCGGTGCCGTCGACGGCCGCCTTCGCCTCGGCGACGTCCGCGCGCAGGACACTGAAGGGCTTGCCGCCGGCGACGCCGTCCAACTCGGCGGACAGCGCGCTCTTCTCGGCGCTGTGCGGGGCCTGCACCTCGTTGAGGGACACGGCGAGCGGGACGTCGACGGTCTTGTCGAGCAGGGACACGTCGAGGCCGGTGCGCAGGACGGACGCGCTCGCCCGGCCCTGGCCGGAGGTCGCGTGGGCGGTGCCCGCGCCGGCCAGGGCCGCGGGACCAGCGGCCAGGACCGT
Protein-coding regions in this window:
- a CDS encoding SCO1860 family LAETG-anchored protein, translating into MNGNHFPLPARARRAATVVAVTVLAAGPAALAGAGTAHATSGQGRASASVLRTGLDVSLLDKTVDVPLAVSLNEVQAPHSAEKSALSAELDGVAGGKPFSVLRADVAEAKAAVDGTGAEASTRLAHAKLHVPGLPLLSLIEVGTVTSRATCEAGSTPVAVSSVLGSVTVLGKKVSVSAGGPTHVKVPGVGEVRLDLSKRETTTRTAAATALELTVSVNPLSLNVAEVTGTVTLAKATCEAPAEQERGEEQDGDQGQGEAQDRAEGQEQAAGPSAAPAGDVRAQGGPARADLARTGGSSTTPYLAGGAVALLAAGGGAVALARRRG